One window of the uncultured Umboniibacter sp. genome contains the following:
- the pabB gene encoding aminodeoxychorismate synthase component I: MSPLELPYFEDATNWFELLTPLGQPVLLDGASHSRANHDIIAAAPSAKLVLWDEHLELTMGKTITRQTTSNFFSVLRSLHATNAGRSFKSDTLSGPDIPFSQGLIGYIGYDINQVLGSVVPLVGKAQPRLPIAFVSRYDWAVVQCHRSRRAWFTGDDLVLHQKLISLAAQVSEESVTTPTIPSFTEEGIKWTAATSPLKYQKAINRIHEYIDSGDCYQVNYTQRFTARYTQPALAIYKRVKASVQSPFNALLPVGLDQAVISVSPERLVQLTNGVITTQPIKGTMPRYDDPIADEESRTTLVESEKDRAENLMIVDLLRNDIGRVAQPSTVEVSKLFDIEPYANVYHLVSTIKAKLDQRYDAIDLLEATLPGGSITGAPKIRAMEIIEELETARRSAYCGTIFYLDASGDLDSNVAIRTLVKDNDKLHIWGGGGIVADSDADAEQAESRNKIRAFVNALGGTLEYDDDLEDR; encoded by the coding sequence TTGAGCCCACTTGAATTACCCTATTTTGAAGATGCTACTAACTGGTTTGAGCTATTAACGCCGTTGGGTCAACCAGTTCTGCTGGATGGGGCTAGTCACTCCCGTGCTAATCACGACATCATCGCTGCCGCCCCTAGCGCGAAGTTAGTACTATGGGATGAGCATCTAGAACTAACGATGGGCAAGACGATCACTCGCCAAACGACTTCGAATTTCTTTAGCGTTCTCAGGAGTCTCCACGCGACTAACGCTGGGCGTTCATTTAAGAGCGATACGTTAAGCGGTCCTGATATACCCTTTAGCCAGGGACTGATCGGCTATATTGGTTATGACATAAACCAAGTTCTTGGTTCGGTGGTGCCGTTAGTTGGAAAAGCGCAACCACGCCTGCCAATAGCCTTTGTCTCACGCTACGATTGGGCAGTCGTTCAGTGTCATAGATCGCGGCGCGCATGGTTCACCGGCGACGATCTTGTACTCCACCAAAAACTAATTTCCCTCGCCGCCCAGGTATCAGAGGAGAGCGTTACTACGCCAACCATTCCCTCGTTTACTGAAGAAGGTATAAAGTGGACCGCTGCAACATCACCTTTGAAGTATCAGAAAGCGATTAACAGAATTCATGAATACATCGATTCTGGCGACTGCTATCAAGTTAACTACACTCAACGCTTTACTGCCCGTTACACACAACCTGCACTAGCGATCTACAAACGCGTCAAGGCTTCGGTTCAATCACCGTTCAACGCGCTGCTTCCGGTCGGATTGGATCAAGCTGTGATCAGTGTTTCCCCAGAACGCTTAGTTCAATTAACAAATGGGGTAATCACAACGCAGCCCATCAAAGGCACCATGCCACGTTATGACGATCCGATAGCTGATGAGGAATCACGGACTACACTCGTTGAGTCCGAGAAAGATCGCGCGGAAAACTTGATGATTGTCGATCTACTGAGAAATGATATCGGTCGTGTTGCTCAGCCAAGCACAGTGGAAGTTAGCAAGCTCTTTGACATTGAACCCTATGCGAATGTCTATCATCTAGTTAGTACCATTAAAGCGAAGCTAGATCAGCGTTATGATGCGATAGATTTGCTCGAGGCAACCCTGCCTGGGGGGAGTATTACCGGCGCGCCCAAGATCCGAGCAATGGAAATTATTGAGGAGTTAGAAACCGCTCGGCGTTCAGCTTATTGCGGGACTATTTTTTACCTCGATGCGAGTGGCGATCTAGATTCGAACGTCGCAATTCGTACGCTCGTTAAAGATAACGATAAGCTGCATATCTGGGGTGGCGGAGGAATCGTTGCAGATTCCGATGCCGATGCGGAACAAGCGGAATCTCGCAACAAGATTCGAGCGTTCGTAAACGCCCTAGGTGGTACGCTGGAATATGACGACGACCTAGAAGACCGGTAA
- a CDS encoding pyruvate, water dikinase regulatory protein, protein MTTKRYAYFVSDGTGITAENVGRSLITQFPGIEFEELSLPYVDTPEKAERAVTMINESKRGIERPIVVSTIISDEIRAIVQKADALMLDSFDAFLGPIEKELSAVSNHEMGQTHNIANEQKYQSRMDAVHYSLDNDDGAQIKNYADADIILVGVSRCGKTPTCLYLALQYGIKAANYPITEDDADNFNLPRPLQAYRAKLFGLTIAPNRLSAIRNERRPNSRYSSLRQCADEVRMVEAIYRKHRVPSINTTHHSVEEISTRILAEVGIKRKML, encoded by the coding sequence ATGACTACAAAACGCTACGCATACTTTGTTTCGGACGGCACAGGTATCACTGCCGAAAATGTCGGCCGCAGTCTCATAACCCAATTTCCGGGTATTGAGTTTGAAGAGCTATCCCTCCCCTACGTTGATACGCCAGAAAAAGCTGAGCGCGCCGTGACCATGATTAACGAATCAAAGCGTGGTATCGAGCGCCCCATTGTGGTATCGACAATCATCAGCGACGAGATTCGGGCGATTGTTCAGAAGGCGGATGCGTTGATGTTAGACAGTTTTGACGCATTTCTAGGACCTATTGAGAAAGAGCTTAGTGCGGTCTCGAATCACGAAATGGGGCAAACCCATAACATTGCTAATGAACAAAAATATCAGAGCCGGATGGATGCCGTTCACTATTCACTCGACAACGATGATGGTGCGCAAATAAAAAACTATGCCGACGCTGACATCATTTTAGTTGGCGTTTCACGCTGTGGTAAAACGCCAACTTGTCTGTATCTTGCCCTCCAGTATGGGATTAAAGCGGCCAATTACCCCATCACCGAAGACGATGCCGATAACTTTAATCTACCGAGACCACTTCAAGCGTATAGAGCAAAGTTGTTCGGGTTAACTATCGCACCCAATAGACTGTCTGCTATTCGTAATGAGCGCCGTCCAAATAGCCGCTATTCAAGCTTGCGCCAATGCGCCGATGAAGTCAGGATGGTTGAGGCAATCTACCGTAAGCATAGGGTCCCGAGTATTAATACCACACATCACTCCGTTGAAGAAATATCGACCCGCATTCTTGCTGAAGTCGGCATCAAGCGTAAGATGTTGTAA
- the cysB gene encoding HTH-type transcriptional regulator CysB — protein MKLQQLRYIWEVAHHDLNVSATAQSLFTSQPGISKQIRMLEDELGVEIFSRSGKHLTRITPAGEAILLEVGEILNGTQRIKQLAEEFSDDSKGTLSIATTHTQARYALPGPIRAFINRYPNVTLNMNQGTPMQISEMAANSTVDFAIATEAIALFNDLVMMPCYRWNRCVLVPKDHPLAKVKRLTLEDVAASPIVTYVFGFTDRSKLDRAFKDRGLDPKVVFTAADSDVIKTYVRLGLGIGIIAEMAVDEQDTDLVALDASHLFESSTTKIGFRRGIFLRRYMLEFIREFAPHLKPDLVLAASKAKSTAEIDDLFKDVRLPVF, from the coding sequence GTGAAACTACAGCAACTGCGCTACATCTGGGAAGTCGCCCATCATGATCTAAATGTTTCGGCGACAGCACAGAGCCTATTCACCTCACAACCTGGAATTTCAAAGCAAATTCGTATGCTTGAGGACGAGTTAGGGGTCGAAATTTTCAGTCGCTCAGGTAAGCATTTAACGCGAATCACTCCTGCTGGTGAGGCTATTCTGTTAGAAGTGGGTGAGATACTTAATGGTACTCAACGCATCAAACAACTTGCTGAAGAGTTTTCCGATGATAGCAAAGGTACGTTATCTATAGCGACCACTCATACCCAAGCGCGTTACGCATTACCTGGACCTATCCGCGCATTCATTAATCGCTACCCCAACGTTACGCTGAATATGAACCAGGGTACGCCGATGCAAATCTCAGAAATGGCCGCAAATAGTACGGTTGATTTCGCCATCGCTACTGAAGCTATTGCGCTGTTTAATGATCTCGTCATGATGCCTTGTTATCGCTGGAATCGCTGTGTTCTCGTTCCCAAGGATCATCCGTTAGCTAAGGTAAAACGGCTCACCTTGGAGGATGTCGCCGCCTCGCCAATCGTTACCTACGTATTCGGTTTTACGGACCGTTCGAAACTAGATCGTGCGTTCAAGGACCGGGGCTTAGATCCAAAGGTTGTTTTTACTGCCGCGGATTCGGACGTTATTAAGACTTATGTTCGGCTTGGCCTTGGAATTGGTATTATCGCTGAGATGGCGGTCGATGAGCAGGATACTGATCTTGTTGCATTGGATGCGAGTCATCTCTTCGAGAGTAGTACCACGAAAATTGGCTTTCGACGCGGTATTTTTCTGCGCCGATACATGCTGGAGTTTATTCGAGAGTTTGCACCGCACCTCAAACCGGACCTGGTTCTCGCCGCAAGTAAGGCGAAGAGTACGGCGGAGATTGATGATCTATTTAAGGATGTGCGCTTACCGGTCTTCTAG